A region from the Candidatus Palauibacter scopulicola genome encodes:
- the tuf gene encoding elongation factor Tu, whose translation MAKEKFERTKPHVNVGTIGHVDHGKTTLTAAITQVQAQKGYGEYVAFDQIDKAPEERERGITIATAHVEYESEGRHYAHVDCPGHADYVKNMITGAAQMDGAIVVVSAADGPMPQTREHILLARQVNVPYIVVFLNKVDQVDDEELLDLVELEVRELLSEYEFPGDDVPVVRGSALHALESGDPGAAETACIGELMDALDSYIPVPERATDKPFLMPVEDVFTITGRGTVVTGRIERGVVKTGEGVELVGLGSEKKTVVTGVEMFRKILDEGQAGDNAGLLLRGVAKTEVERGMVVAHPQSITPHRKFSAEVYVLTKNEGGRHTPFFNGYRPQFYFRTTDVTGSAELPEGVEMVMPGDNVNMAVELIAPIAMEENLRFAIREGGRTVGAGVVTAIHD comes from the coding sequence ATGGCGAAGGAAAAGTTCGAGCGAACGAAGCCGCACGTGAACGTGGGGACGATCGGACACGTGGACCACGGGAAGACGACGCTGACGGCGGCGATCACGCAGGTACAGGCTCAGAAGGGGTACGGGGAGTACGTGGCGTTCGATCAGATCGACAAGGCTCCGGAGGAGCGGGAGCGCGGGATCACGATCGCGACGGCGCATGTGGAATACGAGTCGGAGGGACGGCACTACGCGCACGTGGACTGTCCGGGTCACGCGGACTACGTGAAGAACATGATCACGGGCGCGGCGCAGATGGACGGGGCGATCGTGGTGGTTTCGGCGGCGGACGGTCCGATGCCTCAGACGCGGGAGCACATTTTGCTGGCCCGCCAGGTGAACGTGCCGTACATCGTGGTGTTTTTGAACAAGGTGGACCAGGTCGACGACGAGGAGTTGCTGGACCTGGTGGAGTTGGAGGTACGGGAGCTGTTGAGCGAGTACGAGTTTCCGGGCGATGACGTTCCGGTGGTACGGGGTTCGGCGCTTCATGCGTTGGAGAGCGGGGATCCGGGAGCGGCGGAGACGGCGTGCATCGGGGAGTTGATGGACGCGCTGGACAGCTACATCCCGGTTCCGGAGCGAGCGACGGACAAGCCGTTTTTGATGCCTGTGGAGGACGTGTTCACGATCACGGGCCGCGGGACGGTGGTGACGGGCCGGATCGAGCGCGGTGTGGTGAAGACGGGCGAGGGCGTGGAGTTGGTGGGCCTGGGCTCGGAGAAGAAGACGGTGGTGACGGGCGTGGAGATGTTCCGGAAGATTCTGGACGAGGGTCAGGCGGGTGACAACGCGGGGCTTCTGCTTCGCGGGGTGGCGAAGACGGAGGTGGAGCGCGGGATGGTGGTGGCGCATCCGCAGTCGATCACGCCTCACCGGAAGTTTTCGGCGGAGGTGTACGTTCTGACGAAGAACGAGGGGGGTCGTCATACGCCGTTCTTCAACGGGTATCGTCCTCAGTTCTACTTCCGGACGACGGACGTGACGGGCTCGGCGGAGCTGCCCGAGGGGGTGGAGATGGTGATGCCGGGAGACAATGTGAACATGGCGGTGGAGCTGATCGCGCCGATCGCGATGGAGGAGAACCTCCGGTTCGCGATCCGCGAGGGAGGCCGGACGGTGGGCGCCGGGGTCGTCACCGCCATCCACGACTAG
- the fusA gene encoding elongation factor G, producing MERRTPLQRLRNIGIMAHIDAGKTTTTERVLFYTGRTHRLGEVHHGDATMDWMEQEQERGITITSAATTCNWTHEGEPYRINIIDTPGHVDFTVEVERSLRVLDGAVALFCAVGGVEPQSETVWRQADKYGVPRIAFVNKMDRVGADFMNVVRMMRDRLGANAQPLQIPLGEGELYTGMVDLIREVKVVYDDESLGARWTEGPVPDALVDQVAELRNSLIEAAVEYDEPMLEKYLEGEELTEDEIRGAVRKATLANGITPILCGSAFKNKGVQRLLDAVIDFLPSPLDVPPVTGHLPQQDETAVERAADEEAPFAALAFKIATDPYVGRLTYFRVYSGTAKAGSKAVNSSRGRKERFGRLLQMHANKREERDEVFAGDIAAAIGLKHTRTGDTLSSATDPIVLESMSFPEPVIRVAIEPRTKADQEKLSGALAKLAEEDPTFRVYTDEETGQTIISGMGELHLEIIVDRLQREFRVNANVGRPQVAYRETIRKAVRKVEGRFVRQSGGRGQFGHVIINLEPTDPGGGFIFDSEIRGGNVPREYVLSVEQGIREALDSGIVAGYPIIDIKATLIDGSYHEVDSSEMAFRIAGSIALKEGARKAQPVLLEPVMNVEVVTPDDYLGDVMGDLSSRRGKIGGMTQRSSAQVVGASVPLSEMFGYATSLRSISQGRAVYTMQFSHYEEVPGSKTAEIVSANGS from the coding sequence ATGGAGAGAAGGACGCCGCTCCAGCGGCTTCGGAATATCGGCATCATGGCGCACATCGATGCCGGAAAGACGACGACGACCGAACGGGTGCTGTTCTATACCGGCCGGACGCATCGCCTGGGCGAAGTGCATCATGGCGACGCGACGATGGACTGGATGGAACAGGAGCAGGAACGCGGCATCACGATCACATCGGCCGCCACCACCTGTAACTGGACGCACGAGGGCGAACCCTACCGCATCAACATCATCGACACGCCGGGGCACGTCGACTTCACGGTGGAAGTGGAGCGCAGCCTCCGCGTGCTCGATGGCGCCGTGGCCCTCTTCTGCGCCGTCGGTGGCGTGGAGCCGCAGTCCGAGACGGTATGGCGGCAGGCCGACAAGTACGGTGTCCCGCGCATCGCGTTCGTCAACAAGATGGACCGCGTCGGCGCCGACTTCATGAACGTCGTCCGAATGATGCGCGACCGCCTGGGTGCGAACGCGCAGCCACTCCAGATCCCTCTCGGCGAGGGTGAACTCTATACGGGCATGGTCGACCTCATTCGCGAGGTCAAGGTCGTGTACGACGATGAATCTCTGGGCGCACGCTGGACCGAAGGCCCCGTGCCGGACGCGCTGGTGGACCAGGTGGCGGAGCTGCGGAACTCCCTCATCGAAGCCGCGGTCGAGTACGACGAGCCCATGCTCGAGAAGTACCTCGAAGGGGAAGAGCTCACCGAGGACGAAATCCGCGGTGCGGTGCGGAAGGCGACGCTGGCCAACGGGATCACGCCGATCCTGTGTGGCTCCGCCTTCAAGAACAAGGGCGTTCAGCGCCTGCTTGACGCCGTGATCGACTTCCTCCCCTCCCCCCTCGATGTCCCTCCCGTCACCGGCCACCTCCCGCAGCAGGATGAGACGGCCGTCGAGCGCGCGGCCGACGAAGAGGCGCCGTTCGCGGCCCTCGCGTTCAAGATCGCGACCGACCCGTACGTGGGGCGTCTGACCTACTTCAGAGTTTATTCCGGAACGGCGAAGGCCGGCTCGAAGGCGGTGAATTCGTCCCGGGGACGGAAGGAGCGCTTCGGGCGGCTGCTCCAGATGCACGCGAACAAGCGGGAGGAGCGCGACGAGGTGTTCGCCGGCGACATCGCGGCCGCGATCGGGCTCAAGCATACGCGGACGGGAGATACGCTCTCGTCGGCGACCGATCCGATCGTGCTCGAGTCGATGAGCTTCCCCGAACCCGTGATCCGGGTGGCGATCGAGCCGCGGACGAAGGCGGATCAGGAGAAGCTGTCGGGGGCGCTCGCGAAGCTGGCCGAGGAAGACCCGACATTCCGCGTCTACACCGATGAGGAGACGGGGCAGACAATCATCAGCGGGATGGGAGAACTCCATCTCGAGATCATCGTCGACCGGCTCCAGCGCGAGTTCAGGGTCAACGCGAACGTCGGCCGTCCGCAGGTGGCCTACCGCGAGACGATCCGCAAGGCCGTCCGCAAGGTGGAAGGCCGCTTCGTGCGGCAGTCCGGCGGCCGCGGGCAGTTCGGGCACGTGATCATCAACCTCGAGCCCACGGATCCCGGCGGCGGCTTCATCTTCGACTCCGAGATCCGGGGCGGAAACGTGCCTCGCGAGTACGTGCTCTCGGTCGAACAGGGGATTCGCGAGGCGCTGGATTCCGGGATCGTCGCCGGTTACCCGATCATCGACATCAAGGCCACGCTGATCGACGGCTCGTACCACGAGGTCGATTCCAGCGAGATGGCCTTCAGGATCGCGGGCTCGATCGCGCTCAAGGAAGGTGCGCGAAAGGCGCAGCCGGTGCTGCTCGAGCCCGTCATGAACGTGGAGGTCGTCACACCCGACGACTATCTCGGGGACGTGATGGGAGACCTCTCCAGTCGGCGGGGCAAAATCGGCGGCATGACGCAGCGTTCGTCGGCCCAGGTCGTCGGGGCGTCCGTGCCGCTTTCGGAGATGTTCGGCTACGCGACCTCGCTGCGCTCGATCAGCCAGGGTCGCGCGGTCTACACCATGCAGTTTTCGCACTACGAGGAAGTTCCCGGCTCCAAGACGGCGGAGATCGTCTCCGCCAACGGCTCGTAG
- the rpsG gene encoding 30S ribosomal protein S7: protein MPRRNRAEQREVIPDSRYGSTEVTKFINMLMLDGKKSLAERIFYDAMQSIEMKTGQPAMNVFRQALQNAKPILEVRSRRVGGATYQVPMEVSYRRRDSLARRWLVQYSRARSGKTMAQRLAGELLDAARGDGGAVRKKEDVHRMADANKAFAHYRW from the coding sequence ATGCCGCGACGAAACCGTGCCGAACAGCGTGAGGTGATTCCGGACTCCCGATACGGGAGCACGGAGGTCACGAAGTTCATCAACATGCTGATGCTCGACGGAAAGAAGTCCCTCGCCGAGCGGATCTTCTACGATGCGATGCAGAGCATCGAGATGAAGACGGGGCAACCGGCGATGAACGTGTTCCGGCAGGCGCTTCAGAACGCGAAGCCCATCCTCGAGGTCCGCAGTCGGCGCGTGGGTGGCGCGACGTACCAGGTTCCGATGGAAGTGTCGTACCGGCGCCGCGACTCGCTCGCACGCCGATGGCTCGTGCAGTACTCGCGCGCCCGCTCCGGCAAGACGATGGCGCAGCGGCTCGCCGGTGAACTGCTTGACGCCGCTCGCGGCGACGGAGGCGCGGTGAGGAAGAAGGAGGACGTGCACCGGATGGCGGACGCGAACAAGGCGTTCGCGCACTACCGCTGGTAA